Proteins from one bacterium genomic window:
- a CDS encoding twin-arginine translocase TatA/TatE family subunit has product MRSIGVPELVIILGIAVLLFGGRKIPEVAKGLGEGIRNFKNALKSEDKAEEKKQA; this is encoded by the coding sequence ATGAGATCCATTGGCGTCCCTGAGCTGGTAATCATTCTGGGCATCGCCGTGCTGCTGTTTGGCGGGCGGAAGATTCCGGAAGTGGCCAAGGGCTTGGGAGAAGGCATTCGCAACTTCAAGAACGCCTTGAAGAGCGAGGACAAGGCGGAAGAGAAGAAGCAGGCGTAA